A genomic window from Pseudomonadales bacterium includes:
- a CDS encoding sigma-E factor negative regulatory protein — MSEKLRESLSAVVDDEADEFELRRVVDELAKDPGLKASWDRYHMIGTVLRGEYAPNSAGLRERVWQELAIEGVAESESSAPEQAIAAGSAASPSRRPGRWLSLAVAAGVAFVVSIGVGNLDLAEDPPEVADVSAGVSDVRAAVNQAVVLKAVATPLDEMRTEAYKVAHSQYRGMNSPGPDAFAKMVSYQRQ, encoded by the coding sequence ATGTCGGAAAAATTGAGAGAAAGCCTGTCGGCGGTGGTGGATGATGAGGCAGATGAATTTGAACTGCGCCGGGTCGTGGATGAACTCGCCAAGGATCCCGGGCTGAAGGCCAGCTGGGATCGTTACCACATGATCGGTACTGTTCTGAGAGGCGAATATGCCCCGAACTCCGCCGGATTGCGCGAGCGGGTCTGGCAGGAGCTGGCCATCGAAGGTGTTGCAGAGTCGGAGTCGTCCGCACCGGAGCAGGCGATCGCCGCTGGATCCGCAGCGAGCCCGAGCAGGCGACCCGGACGCTGGCTGTCCCTCGCGGTGGCGGCAGGCGTGGCCTTCGTTGTCTCGATTGGTGTGGGGAACCTGGATCTGGCAGAGGATCCTCCGGAAGTGGCCGACGTCTCCGCCGGCGTATCTGATGTGCGTGCGGCGGTGAATCAGGCGGTGGTTCTGAAGGCAGTGGCCACGCCCCTCGATGAAATGCGAACAGAGGCCTACAAGGTGGCACATTCCCAGTATCGGGGCATGAACTCTCCGGGTCCGGATGCCTTTGCCAAAATGGTGAGCTACCAGCGGCAATGA